One segment of Gadus chalcogrammus isolate NIFS_2021 chromosome 8, NIFS_Gcha_1.0, whole genome shotgun sequence DNA contains the following:
- the LOC130387792 gene encoding calsyntenin-2-like: MVLPPSEPRITIRGSNRLVRPASDMHGPLGVAPFKDLRITSTVVKGEGSALGGAHRPGVMEVMHNLDYCDILVLGEELNPQRESLEIQRSALTGKHLDATNSTSGISIYGVDSMAHYEQAVRQVRYRHSQPSTLSGRRFRLTCSELNGRYTSNKFNMEVGVLHHTAPVEHVNHMAAQSQYLRPVHHPLMIHTLNSQMQAAPPAATVVIVVCIAALVVIVVLGIYRIHTTQQESRDDEDEGKDQDVEWDTASLTITVNPMENIQGPKAAKEEVRGGEYEEEEETGAATSAESDDSEQDDDEEEEEEEEEEEEREAQAERKSRRKTEWDSSSSVRY; encoded by the exons ATGGTGCTGCCTCCCAGCGAGCCGCGGATCACCATCAGGGGCTCCAATCGACTCGTCAGGCCTGCCTCCGACATGCACGGCCCGCTGGGGGTGGCCCCCTTCAAGGACCTCCGCATCACCAGCACCGTGGTCAAGGGGGAGGGCTCGGCGCTCGGGGGAG cccacAGGCCGGGCGTGATGGAGGTGATGCATAACCTGGACTACTGCGACATCCtggtgctgggggaggagctaaacccccagagagagagcctggAGATCCAGCGGAGCGCGCTGACGGGGAAACACCTGGACGCCACCAACTCCACCTCAGGCATCTCCATATATG GGGTGGACTCCATGGCGCACTATGAGCAGGCGGTGAGACAGGTGCGCTACAGACACTCCCAGCCCTCCACGCTGAGCGGGAGGAGGTTCCGCTTGACGTGCTCCGAGCTCAACGGTCGCTACACCAGCAACAAGTTTAATATGGAG GTCGGCGTTCTCCACCACACAGCGCCCGTGGAACACGTCAATCACATGGCTGCCCAATCCCAGTACCTCAGACCGGTGCATCATCCCCTCATGATTCACACGCTCAACTCGCAGATGCAAG CAGCGCCCCCGGCCGCCACGGTTGTGATCGTGGTGTGTATCGCCGCCCTGGTGGTCATCGTGGTGCTGGGCATCTACAGGATCCACACCACGCAGCAGGAGTCCCGggacgacgaggacgagggGAAAGACCAGGACGTGGAGTGGGACACCGCCTCGCTCACCATCACCGTCAACCCCATGGAG AACATTCAAGGACCCAAGGCAgcgaaggaggaggtgagaggaggggagtatgaagaggaggaagagacgggGGCAGCCACTAGCGCTGAGTCGGATGACAGTGAGCAggacgatgatgaggaggaagaggaggaggaggaggaggaggaggagagagaagcacAGGCCGAGAGGAAGAGCAGACGCAAGACTGAATGGGACAGCTCCTCCTCTGTGAGATATTGA